In Cyprinus carpio isolate SPL01 chromosome B16, ASM1834038v1, whole genome shotgun sequence, the following are encoded in one genomic region:
- the LOC109053850 gene encoding chromatin target of PRMT1 protein-like isoform X2 → MDITAAVNQQTAASLKNQRLALEMADRPSVLAALHNTSNINNQLCKVSVKARLGCPMGRGGMMELRGQKRGGGGGGRRGLVKGFYTRKSVQKGWSQQQHGGIVNWTGPVGNRGGGAIRKTEGNTEQQVPRPGTPQGGGRYTSVSRARSGCSRARFDSHQIASREQLDKQLDEYMSMTKSHMDAELDAYMAEVDLGDSV, encoded by the exons ATGGACATCACAGCCGCAGTGAACCAGCAGACTGCAGCCTCGCTGAAGAACCAGCGCCTGGCTCTGGAGATGGCCGACAGACCTTCTGTGCTGGCCGCCCTTCATAACACATCT AACATAAATAATCAACTGTGCAAAGTGAGCGTGAAGGCGAGACTAGGCTGTCCCATGGGGAGAGGGGGCATGATGGAATTGCGGGGGCAAAAGAGAGGCGGTGGTGGCGGTGGCAGAAGAGGACTGGTTAAAGGATTTTACACAAGGAAAA GTGTTCAGAAGGGGTGGAGCCAGCAACAGCATGGAGGAATTGTGAATTGGACTGGACCGGTGGGAAACAGAGGGGGAGGAGCCATTAGAAAGACAG AAGGAAATACAGAGCAGCAGGTGCCACGTCCAGGAACACCACAAG GTGGTGGCCGTTATACGTCTGTCAGTAGGGCACGTTCAGGGTGCAGCCGGGCCAGATTCGACAGCCACCAGATTGCTTCTCGGGAGCAGTTGGATAAACAGCTGGATGAGTACATGTCCATGACCAAGAGTCATATGGATGCAGAGCTGGATGCATATATGGCTGAGGTGGATTTGGGTGACAGTGTGTGA
- the LOC109053850 gene encoding chromatin target of PRMT1 protein-like isoform X1: MDITAAVNQQTAASLKNQRLALEMADRPSVLAALHNTSNINNQLCKVSVKARLGCPMGRGGMMELRGQKRGGGGGGRRGLVKGFYTRKIGVQKGWSQQQHGGIVNWTGPVGNRGGGAIRKTEGNTEQQVPRPGTPQGGGRYTSVSRARSGCSRARFDSHQIASREQLDKQLDEYMSMTKSHMDAELDAYMAEVDLGDSV, translated from the exons ATGGACATCACAGCCGCAGTGAACCAGCAGACTGCAGCCTCGCTGAAGAACCAGCGCCTGGCTCTGGAGATGGCCGACAGACCTTCTGTGCTGGCCGCCCTTCATAACACATCT AACATAAATAATCAACTGTGCAAAGTGAGCGTGAAGGCGAGACTAGGCTGTCCCATGGGGAGAGGGGGCATGATGGAATTGCGGGGGCAAAAGAGAGGCGGTGGTGGCGGTGGCAGAAGAGGACTGGTTAAAGGATTTTACACAAGGAAAA TAGGTGTTCAGAAGGGGTGGAGCCAGCAACAGCATGGAGGAATTGTGAATTGGACTGGACCGGTGGGAAACAGAGGGGGAGGAGCCATTAGAAAGACAG AAGGAAATACAGAGCAGCAGGTGCCACGTCCAGGAACACCACAAG GTGGTGGCCGTTATACGTCTGTCAGTAGGGCACGTTCAGGGTGCAGCCGGGCCAGATTCGACAGCCACCAGATTGCTTCTCGGGAGCAGTTGGATAAACAGCTGGATGAGTACATGTCCATGACCAAGAGTCATATGGATGCAGAGCTGGATGCATATATGGCTGAGGTGGATTTGGGTGACAGTGTGTGA